Part of the Panicum virgatum strain AP13 chromosome 4N, P.virgatum_v5, whole genome shotgun sequence genome is shown below.
accggaccaaattcaaaatttaaatttaaattcaaaaaaatgaaaaattcccaaaaaattcctaaaaatactttatttagtatagtttgcggggatttgaagttaaacaaaaaaacgtgcatacaaaaatatacaaatataatgtaatagtagtacaaaagagggttggagggttcatttagactaaaatatgttatacaaacatttatttaatatactttgcgggcatttgaatttaaaccaaaaaagaaaaaaattgaatttgacctattaccagtcaaaccgaccgatTACCAgccaaaccgaccggtataaccgaccggtataccggtacgaaccagTTGAACGacgaagtttgaattcaaatttaaatttgaccggttccgaccggtaaccggccggACAGTATAACGGAACCGGACTcctccggtttggccggactgGTCGCAAAGATAAACCCTTCTCCGGAGCCGCCCAACAAGACCTCCACCAGTCCCCACACCACTTGccctccctcttcctcctccctcctctctctcttcctccccctCGTACTCATCGAATCCTACATGGACAACGCCGAGGGGCCGTCCCCGGAGCCCGCCGATCGCGCGGTGAGATGCCCCCCCTGCCGAGCTTTGCCCTCCTCCCCTGAGATCCTTCTTCTATCTCCATTTCTAGCACAGTTCTGGTTCGTGCTCTGCTAATTTCTTACTGCCCGCGCGGCGATTGGTGCGGAGCCCATTAATATCTTCCTACTCCTCCTTGAATCCATAATGGAgcttaatttttaatttttctgcTACCACTCAAAAGATACGAGCTTTGTAGCTGAATTGTGGCGAGCTGGGCGAATCTTTGTTATGCTCTTTGCGCTTCTCTtccacttttctttctttctttcttttgggcAAACTAGATTAGGACCGGAAGATGGAATCTTTCCTGCTTTGCCTCATCAGGCAGTTAAAGTTTTCCCTCGGTTGTCACTGATTTTCTCCTGCTTGCCTAACTTGGCTGCCGTGTACTTGCCACCTTGTCACATGGGCCAAAATTGGACTAGGTTCTTGTTTTAGGTGTGCTGCCCTTTATGATGAAACTGCTGTGCTGAATGAGTTAGCTATATTTCCAGGCTCTGTGATTATGCCGTCACATGTGTGGTTGGAGAATTGAATTTCGTGCATAATTAGTTGAACCCGTCTTATGACGAAGGGAATACCAGATTCAGCATCTCACAAACATGACTTATCTCCATTACACCTTCAAGAAACTAGCATTTTAAATGTTATGATTTGTCCATGTGATTGTACTGCAGTCAGAAAAATTAGAACCAGGAAAGCCAATAGAGATCATCATTATTATGTTTCAGTTACGTCCCATTTGAGTTTCTGTTCTTCTGTAAGTGTGTTGATTAAATTTAGACTGGGAGGAAGGGAGCGGTCTGGTATTGTCACTCCTCCATGTCTTTATAGTTAAGACTAAGATGAGTCTCATGAGCTTGTCGAGGCGTCATGAATAATTATAGTTCTTTCCCCTTTTATGGAAGCAATGGGGGCTCTTTCTTCTTTTCAGTTCATTCGTCTACCAAGCTGATTAAGTTATTTGACCATCGTTGCTTACTGTATTGTCTGCTTGAATGTGTAGGCATCGGATCAGGATGGCAGTGCCCAAGCTACACCTGGCCTTAATTCGCGAAGGCCAAACCTTTCGTTGCAAATACCAGCCAGGACCTTGGATACCAGTATACCTACTTCTACAAGAATTAATATTTCCTCCAGCCCCAGTTCAACAAGAGCTGGTTTGCCACCAAGACCTAATTCAACGAGAACAAAATCATCTATCAAGAACATCATGCCTCAGCACAGTTTCAGGTCAAGGAGTTCAGCCCAGGAAGGTGACCGGGTGATCCTTCTGAATCCTGGGACACCATCTGAAGGCCAGCAGGATAACCCAAGTACAGCGAGATCGTTTTCTTTGAGAAAGGTTATGAACTCTTTATCGGCAAAACGGACACATTCTCTGCCAGTCACGCCTGTTGGAACTAACGACAAGGTTTCTTCTCCAGTAAATCAATTAGAGAGCCTGCCAACTACATCTGTAAGTATACATATTTATTCTGCAAAATATGTGCCCATACAAATCCTAGATGATACCCTTTCACATTGAACCAGTTTAAAATGCTGAACATTAAGATTTTGTTCTTAAAATATGCTTTATGCTACTAGCAGAATCAAGAAGTCGAAGCAAAAATCAGGCGTTCGCTTTCAGTCCCAGGAAATCGCAAAAACAGAAGTTTGAGAAGAGCAGATTCATTAGGTGTCATCCGTGTGATTCCAACAACTCCACGACCTGTTCCAGTCGATACAACAACATCAAACGATGTCATTGAAGAAACTGGTGATGGTATATACTCTTACAATCATCTACTCGTATACTTTCATAGTTTGAATCTCATTTTACAAAGCACCATGTGCTCATTGAAGTGCATTGTTGAGTTCCTGGCAGTCCCTGAAGATGGAGGCGAAGATATTCCTGAAGAAGAGGCAGTCTGCAGAATTTGTTTTGTTGAACTCAACGAAGGAGGGGAAACACTTAAAATGGAGTGCAGCTGCAAAGGAGAACTTGCCCTTGCGCACCAAGATTGTGCTGTCAAATGGTTTAGCATCAAGGGAAACAAGATATGTGATGTCTGCAAACAAGAAGTTCAGAATCTTCCTGTGACTTTATTGAGGATACCAACTCAAACTGCAAACAGACGGATAGCGAATGCTGCTCAGCAGAGAGCAGCTCAACAATACAGGTAAGGAAAAAGGCAAAGATAGTTGAGGGAGGGATTCATGCTATCATGCTATGGAGATGGAACTCTACTTGTTTTCATTTTACTTCTCGATGATTTTGCATGTTGAGCATTATCTGACATTCTGACTTCACTTTCTAACAGATTTTGGCAGGACATTCCAATTTTGGTGATGGTTAGCATGCTTGCGTACTTCTGTTTCTTGGAACAACTTCTGGTTTGTGTCCCTTGCTTTCTTCATTTACTGGTGCTTTTGAATGGCCCACCGCACTCCTCTTTTGGTTTCAATTTTGTAAAAGTGGCTTTTATTGATCAGGTTACGGATTTGCAGTCACGTGCACTGGCAATTTCATTGCCTTTCTCATGTGTGTTGGGCCTCCTTTCTTCTATGATAGCATCCACTATGGGTAATTAATTATACTCATATttttccattcatatttttacaataagtAATTGCAGCCTCACAAGACTAGCTTACTTTATAGAGAAAATTGAATGCCTTTCAGTCTTTAGTGATAGGTTGGAGATCTAAAGTGCTATAGTTCACTTTGCCCACCCTGGTCTGTAACCCTGTGCAAAGGAATTAGTGGGAATTTACTTGATTTCAGTATCTGCACAAAAAAGCCCCCTAATCTGTTCCTATTTTCTTAGGGATGCCTTTTTGTTATATGGTGATGTTTTCTTCTTGCCACCACTAAAATCAATCTTTTATTCGCTCCTACAGTGTCAAAGAGCTATCTATGGGCCTATGCTTCATTCCAGTTTGCTATTGTCATCCTGTTTGCTCATATCTTCTACAATGTGGTATGGAAATCTTCTCTTTGATGAAATTTGATGCGGATAAATGTTTGTGCTGTGCTGATTATTATCTTATCACTTGCAGCTGAGAGTGAATGCAGTCCTTGCAGTCCTACTCTCCTCATTCACTGGGTTTGGGATTGCTATTAGTACAAACTCTCTGCTAGTAGAGTATTTGAGGTGGAGAGCTAGGAGGAATCAGCGTTTAGCCCAGCAGGCTGTCAATGCTGCGCAGCATCCAGAATCTGGTAGTAATGGTGCAAATGATGATAATGGTGACAGGCAGCAAGGGCATGATCCCAATTCTGGGAACAATGCTGTTTGATGATTCAGGTTTGTCAACAGCATATTCAAGTAGAAGTAGTGGTCTATCGCTCTCCCCCCATCTCCCTTGAGTAGTGTTAAAACTTATCATCTGTGTGTACTTAAAAGCTAATATGCTCACCTCTTATCTTGCTGTTGTCTTCTGCAGATTGCATAGTGTTACGGGTGTGCAGCTGTTTATTTTATCTGTATAGGAGCTAGCTCATTGGACTTGGGTACCGCAATTGCAAGAACAGAAACCTGAAAGAACATATCTTCACGTAGACAGCATGTGAGGCTATATGGCCACATGGAGAGCTCAAGAGTGATCACGGCTGTCTTTACACAACACGCAGAGATGAACCAGCTATGCAATGTTCATGCTATTAGTCTAGTAGTTTGACATCAGATATGGTTTCTTCGTTGTATATTTAGTAGATCGGATGGTACAAAGTACATCAGTGAAGCGAGGGCTGCTTGTAGTTGTGAATTTACCCCCTAATATAGATATACATAAATGAATTATAGTTTCCCCATACTGAGGGCTCCTAGTCAGCGGGTGAAAAATATTCAGATTGTGTATTGCCATACAGTTGTCTTAGCTGTGAACCACAGAATTGTATCCAATGCCAGAGGTTGAATAAAATATGGAGGTGATGATTGTTCCTCAGGTTCTTCTCATGTTCTCTATGACAATAGGTTATGGTAAATGGTAATGCAGGTTCTTGCATTAACTAGCTACATGCAGGAATTTTGCAGACCAGCAAACATAATTTTAGCAATCATGCTACCGAATTAAAACCGATGGGCAAATGTAGCTAAACTAGTATCTCGTTTGATTAGCTATATCCAAATTTCAGATTCCCAGGATCAAATTGTCCAAACTGTGTGTTCTATATCCAAATTTCTGATTTCCAAGATCAAATTGTCCAATTATTTTATTCGATGCCATGAGTTTTCTGGATTAATATTAGACAAACCTTGGCATGGCAAGCAAGCAAacgaacaaacaaacaaaaacagaGCGAGAGGAGAGATTTCATAGCGCTTCCTAGTTGCGTGTTCTAGTGTGCTACGCATGCTGCTAAAGATTTCAAGAAAGTCCCTACAATCATGAGCGGATTTGGTTAGAGCGGGCAAAGACAAGAGAAATGATGTGTTGAGGCAGCTAACTTCCAAGCATCGGTCACACTCACCATTTCCATCTTTCCTCTTCTTCGCCGGCGCCAGCCCCAGCATCGCCGAACCTCCCGCACGCCGGCCGGAGAATTCATCCAGACGTGGCATTGAGCGAATCCTTTTCCTGGTAAGGAACCCTAACTTTTGGATAGATTGGTCTAAGAGCCAACAAGATTTGTTCTTGGTGCGGACAATCAAGTTCATGTTTTTCTCCCTCCTTCAGCTCTGTCAGCTAATTGCGAGTTCTTCTCCTGCGGTCTTGCGGAAGGCATGGCGAGGTTCGGATGGAGAGTCGGTTCCAAGGTGCAGAGATGGGGTCGGAGCTTCTTCCGGGGCTTCTCTTCTGCTTCGATTCCGTCTCAGCTGGAGGTGCTCAACGTTCTACCCTCACCTCTTATGGTCTTTCTACCAGCATCCGTGATGCCTGGTTGGCTTCGTATGACAGCACACACTATTATCGACTTGGTTTGAACGTCTACGAGAACTTAACTAAAATAGGGAAGGTGCTTTGACATTTTTTCCCCTAAGCTTACCCGTTCCGCGGCTGGGATATTGGTTTTCATGAGTTGCTGGTGCTTTTCAGAATGTAGGATTCATTGGACTCGGGAATATGGGATCCCATATGGCAAGGAACCTGATTACGGCTGGATATAAAGTGACTGTTCATGATATGTAAGTCCCTGCCTATTCTTACATGTTCTTGGTCATAAAATTCATTTTCTTGTTCAAAATTTGTTTGCTTAGCGATGAAAAAACAAGCCTTCTTGTATTTAGTCTAATGGAACGTCCTTGTCCAATAATCGCTAAATATGCCACATCAGAAATGAAAATTCGATGAAGAAATTCTCAGACGATGGAATCCCCACAAAGCAGTCTCCACTTGAAGTTTCAGAGTCGAGTGATGTCGTGATTACCATGCTTCCTTCCTCTTCCCATGTAAGTCGATTGCATGTTACTCCCATTCTTGATTTCACTGCTTGAATCATGCTCTCAGATATAAACAGTAATTGTCCTTTTATGCAACAAGTCCTACATCCAACCATCTCTACAAATACAGCTTATTTTGTTTCCTGGAACATATTTTACCATGTTCACAGATGTTCTTCAGGTTTTAGAGGTATACAATGGAACTAATGGCTTGCTTGGTGGTGGTAGCCACCTTGGACCTTGGTTATACATAGACTCATCTACAGTTGATCCGCAAACATCAAGAAAGATATCGACGGCCATATCAAGATGCCATTTAAAGGAAAATAAAGGTTAAATTCCACCATAATAAATTAAATTCACAATCAATATTGTCAGTTGATGGCCATACTCGAGTTTAAATGTGCAGAAGTGATTACCAATGATATCAATTGTTTCTGCTGTCGGCTACAATTGATACTAGAAATCTAACTTTCTGGTAACATCGAATTTTGAGCTGCGCACATGTGCCTTTTGTCTCTGGTCAGGCTACGTTGAAAACCCATTGATTCTGGATGCTCCGGTTTCTGGAGGTGTTCCTGCTGCAGAAGCTGCGAAGCTAACTTTCATGGTATTATTGCTTTTCGTCATGACTTGTAGCTGTTTGATCAGACAAGAAAACCATTATGTTTCAAGCAATGATGTACAGGTAGGAGGTCTAGAGGAAGCATATTTAGCAGCCAAGCCCCTACTTCTCTCAATGGGGAAAAGGGCAATCTACTGCGGTGGGGCTGGAAATGGCTCGGCAAGTTTTGTTAACCCCGACTCTTGGCTGATAATTATCAATGTCCAGATGATTCCAACTCACTCTTGATATTGAAAATTTAAGGCTGCAAAGATCTGTAACAACATGGCAATGGCGATCAGCATGCTTGGGGTCTCAGAAGCCTTTGCTCTTGGTCAGAATCTTGGGATCAAAGCAAGCACTCTTACAGACATTTTCAATTGCTCGAGTGCTCGCTGCTGGAGTAGGTATTGTCTCCTTTTCTCATATAATTGCAATTTTAGTTGCAAAGATTACGAGAATTACTTCCTCGAGCATTGGAAGTGTGGCTGCAATGTTTTACTCAGTTTAATGAAGTGTAGAAGCTAGTTTCCTAAGATCAGCTTTTATGTTGTGTCATCTGAATTTCTGTGGTTTTGTTTTCTGTTGACTTCAACAGCGACACATATAACCCAGTTCCCGGAGTTATGGAGGGCGTGCCATCATCGAGGAACTATGACGGTGGTTTCACCTCCAAACTAATGGTACATTTTGGTAGTAAATTCCCTGCTTGTTCGAAATCTTTTATAGCATATCAAGTGCACGTTTGATAGTTAATTCAACTAAGGACAAGCTGTTGTGCCTGATATATCAATTTCTTGCCTACCACTGATTCATATTCGTCTCTTGTTCTGACAAATTGCCGTTTCAAAGGTTTCCCTCAGAAACACTTCCAAAGAAAAAGAGTTTcccttaaaaaaaactaataagAGCTTATCAGATTAAACTGGGTCCACGGACTGCATCCCTCTGCAGGCTAAAGATTTGGATTTGGCCATGGCCTCTGCATCTGGAGTCGGCTTCAAATGTCCCATGGGCTCTGAGGCACTTGAAATGTAAAATACTTCTTTCCACTGCTTTACTATAAGTCTATAACTCACCTCGTACCAGATgttttcccttttccttttcttgcaCAACTAATCTGGTGCTTCTGTAGTTACCGAAAGCTCTGCGGGGATTGCTGCGAACTCAAGGACTTCTCATGTGTATTCCGCCATTACTATGCTGGCAAGGATGAAGAGTGACCTGCTAGTTACTCTAGCAAACTTGCCGCTTGTTCAaatgaataaaacaaaaataaagttTCTGGAATGGTTCCAGTGTAAATCTGTAGAGTTGTACTGAGATATGGTGGCTTTGTAAACTGTTTGTTGGTTTGCTTCTCGGCAATGGCAATAGACTGTTCGAGACATCTTTAACTATGATCCAAGAACTGCCAGTTTTCAGCAATTCCGTTTCTGTTCTGTCCAACGGAATCGAGATGCATTGACCTGAGGAGGATTGTGTAATCAGATGTCGGTCAGACCCGTGCCCGGGTCCCTTGCAGTAGTAGTAGTCGCCGTCGAGGTGAgaagaggcggcggcgatggcagcggcggcagccgggAGCGCCGGTGCGGACGGTTCTGAACCCAACCCAGC
Proteins encoded:
- the LOC120668435 gene encoding probable 3-hydroxyisobutyrate dehydrogenase, mitochondrial isoform X1, producing MESRFQGAEMGSELLPGLLFCFDSVSAGGAQRSTLTSYGLSTSIRDAWLASYDSTHYYRLGLNVYENLTKIGKNVGFIGLGNMGSHMARNLITAGYKVTVHDINENSMKKFSDDGIPTKQSPLEVSESSDVVITMLPSSSHVLEVYNGTNGLLGGGSHLGPWLYIDSSTVDPQTSRKISTAISRCHLKENKGYVENPLILDAPVSGGVPAAEAAKLTFMVGGLEEAYLAAKPLLLSMGKRAIYCGGAGNGSAAKICNNMAMAISMLGVSEAFALGQNLGIKASTLTDIFNCSSARCWSSDTYNPVPGVMEGVPSSRNYDGGFTSKLMAKDLDLAMASASGVGFKCPMGSEALEIYRKLCGDCCELKDFSCVFRHYYAGKDEE
- the LOC120668433 gene encoding uncharacterized protein LOC120668433 isoform X1; amino-acid sequence: MDNAEGPSPEPADRAASDQDGSAQATPGLNSRRPNLSLQIPARTLDTSIPTSTRINISSSPSSTRAGLPPRPNSTRTKSSIKNIMPQHSFRSRSSAQEGDRVILLNPGTPSEGQQDNPSTARSFSLRKVMNSLSAKRTHSLPVTPVGTNDKVSSPVNQLESLPTTSQNQEVEAKIRRSLSVPGNRKNRSLRRADSLGVIRVIPTTPRPVPVDTTTSNDVIEETGDVPEDGGEDIPEEEAVCRICFVELNEGGETLKMECSCKGELALAHQDCAVKWFSIKGNKICDVCKQEVQNLPVTLLRIPTQTANRRIANAAQQRAAQQYRFWQDIPILVMVSMLAYFCFLEQLLVTDLQSRALAISLPFSCVLGLLSSMIASTMVSKSYLWAYASFQFAIVILFAHIFYNVLRVNAVLAVLLSSFTGFGIAISTNSLLVEYLRWRARRNQRLAQQAVNAAQHPESGSNGANDDNGDRQQGHDPNSGNNAV
- the LOC120668433 gene encoding uncharacterized protein LOC120668433 isoform X2; translation: MDNAEGPSPEPADRAASDQDGSAQATPGLNSRRPNLSLQIPARTLDTSIPTSTRINISSSPSSTRAGLPPRPNSTRTKSSIKNIMPQHSFRSRSSAQEGDRVILLNPGTPSEGQQDNPSTARSFSLRKVMNSLSAKRTHSLPVTPVGTNDKVSSPVNQLESLPTTSNQEVEAKIRRSLSVPGNRKNRSLRRADSLGVIRVIPTTPRPVPVDTTTSNDVIEETGDVPEDGGEDIPEEEAVCRICFVELNEGGETLKMECSCKGELALAHQDCAVKWFSIKGNKICDVCKQEVQNLPVTLLRIPTQTANRRIANAAQQRAAQQYRFWQDIPILVMVSMLAYFCFLEQLLVTDLQSRALAISLPFSCVLGLLSSMIASTMVSKSYLWAYASFQFAIVILFAHIFYNVLRVNAVLAVLLSSFTGFGIAISTNSLLVEYLRWRARRNQRLAQQAVNAAQHPESGSNGANDDNGDRQQGHDPNSGNNAV
- the LOC120668435 gene encoding probable 3-hydroxyisobutyrate dehydrogenase, mitochondrial isoform X2; translation: MGSHMARNLITAGYKVTVHDINENSMKKFSDDGIPTKQSPLEVSESSDVVITMLPSSSHVLEVYNGTNGLLGGGSHLGPWLYIDSSTVDPQTSRKISTAISRCHLKENKGYVENPLILDAPVSGGVPAAEAAKLTFMVGGLEEAYLAAKPLLLSMGKRAIYCGGAGNGSAAKICNNMAMAISMLGVSEAFALGQNLGIKASTLTDIFNCSSARCWSSDTYNPVPGVMEGVPSSRNYDGGFTSKLMAKDLDLAMASASGVGFKCPMGSEALEIYRKLCGDCCELKDFSCVFRHYYAGKDEE